In Rhodoferax koreense, a genomic segment contains:
- the uraD gene encoding 2-oxo-4-hydroxy-4-carboxy-5-ureidoimidazoline decarboxylase has protein sequence MALTLAQLNAAPEAEALHLLDGLYEHSPWIAEKALAARPFASLAQLKHAMVQVLAAADRAAQVALVCAHPELAGKAMEAGRLTAESTTEQKAAGLTQCLPAELQRIRELNAAYLAKFGFPFVLAVRGPRGTGLAKQVILATYERRLLNHPDFELAEALRNIHRIAEIRLNDLFGYQPELGNLVWDWQEALSVHTDPGYAELGQLTVTYLTDAHRACAARIAADMRGCGFDEVAIDAVGNVVGRYFGTTPDAKYLMTGSHYDTVRNGGKYDGRLGIFVPMACVRELSRQGRRLPFGFEVVGFAEEEGQRYKATFLGSGALIGHFDPAWLEQQDADGITMRAAMAHAGLKPEDIPAIRRDPAAYLGFVEVHIEQGPVLNELDLPLGIVTSINGSVRYVGEVFGMASHAGTTPMDRRRDAATAVAELALYVERRAAQDGDSVGTMGMLQVPNGSINVVPGACRFSLDLRAPVNNQRDALADDVLGELRAICERRGLRCTLEETMRAAAAPSAPAWQQRWERAVSALGVPLYRMPSGAGHDAMKLHEVMPQAMLFVRGLNSGISHNPLESTTNDDMQLAVDAFLHLLNDLATEAR, from the coding sequence ATGGCCCTGACGCTCGCCCAACTCAATGCCGCGCCCGAAGCCGAGGCGCTGCACCTGCTCGACGGCCTGTACGAACATTCTCCGTGGATCGCCGAAAAGGCGCTCGCAGCCCGGCCGTTTGCGTCACTGGCCCAACTCAAACACGCGATGGTGCAAGTGCTGGCCGCGGCCGACCGCGCGGCCCAGGTGGCGCTGGTGTGCGCCCATCCCGAGCTGGCGGGAAAGGCCATGGAGGCAGGCCGCCTGACGGCCGAGTCGACCACCGAGCAGAAGGCCGCCGGCCTCACGCAATGCCTGCCTGCCGAGCTGCAGCGCATCCGCGAACTGAACGCGGCCTACCTCGCCAAGTTCGGCTTTCCCTTCGTGCTGGCCGTGCGCGGCCCGCGCGGCACGGGCCTGGCCAAACAGGTGATCCTGGCCACCTACGAACGCCGGCTGCTGAACCACCCCGATTTCGAACTCGCCGAAGCGCTGCGCAACATCCACCGCATCGCCGAGATCCGCCTGAACGACCTGTTCGGCTACCAGCCCGAACTCGGCAACCTGGTCTGGGACTGGCAGGAAGCCTTGAGCGTGCACACCGATCCGGGCTATGCCGAACTCGGCCAGCTCACCGTCACCTACCTCACCGATGCCCACCGCGCCTGCGCCGCGCGGATCGCCGCCGACATGCGTGGCTGCGGCTTCGACGAAGTGGCCATCGACGCCGTGGGCAACGTGGTCGGCCGCTATTTCGGCACCACGCCGGATGCGAAATACCTCATGACCGGCAGCCATTACGACACGGTGCGCAACGGCGGCAAGTACGATGGACGGCTCGGCATCTTCGTGCCCATGGCCTGCGTGCGCGAACTCTCCCGCCAGGGGCGCCGGCTGCCGTTCGGCTTCGAGGTCGTGGGCTTCGCCGAAGAGGAAGGCCAGCGCTACAAGGCGACCTTCCTCGGTTCGGGCGCCCTCATCGGCCATTTCGATCCCGCGTGGCTGGAGCAGCAGGATGCCGACGGCATCACCATGCGCGCGGCGATGGCCCATGCCGGCCTGAAGCCCGAAGACATTCCCGCCATCCGGCGCGACCCCGCGGCCTACCTCGGCTTTGTCGAGGTGCACATCGAGCAAGGCCCGGTGCTCAACGAACTCGACTTGCCGCTGGGCATCGTCACCTCGATCAACGGCAGCGTGCGTTATGTGGGCGAAGTCTTCGGCATGGCCAGCCACGCCGGCACCACGCCAATGGACCGCCGGCGCGACGCCGCCACCGCCGTGGCCGAACTCGCGTTGTACGTCGAACGCCGCGCCGCGCAGGACGGCGACTCGGTCGGCACCATGGGGATGCTGCAGGTGCCCAACGGCTCGATCAACGTCGTGCCCGGCGCCTGCCGCTTCAGCCTGGATCTGCGTGCGCCGGTGAATAACCAGCGCGACGCCCTGGCCGACGACGTGCTCGGCGAACTCAGGGCGATCTGCGAACGCCGCGGCCTGCGCTGCACGCTCGAGGAAACCATGCGCGCCGCTGCGGCACCCAGCGCCCCGGCCTGGCAGCAGCGCTGGGAGCGTGCCGTGTCCGCCCTCGGCGTGCCCCTGTACCGCATGCCCAGCGGCGCCGGCCACGATGCGATGAAGCTGCACGAGGTCATGCCACAGGCCATGCTGTTCGTGCGCGGGCTGAATTCGGGCATCAGCCACAACCCCCTGGAAAGCACGACCAACGACGACATGCAGCTCGCCGTCGATGCCTTTCTCCACCTTCTGAACGATTTGGCGACCGAAGCTCGCTGA